AAGGTGCGGATCTGCCGCGCCGCTTCATCCGGCTGGTTCTGCACCGCGCGCATGAAGCGCTGCACATTGTCGGTATCGCCTTGCACCTGCCACGCCACGTAGGCCTGCACGATGATCCGCAGGCCATCGCGTGTGCCCACGTCCTGCAAACCGCTGGAGGTGGTGCGCAGGCGCAGGTCAACCGGGATCGCCGCTTCAAACGGCGCCGGCCAGCGCCAGCCCAGGCCCGGTTCCAGCAGCACCCGCACCGGGTTGCCGAAGCGGGTAATCACCGTGGCCTCGCCGGAGCGCACTTGCACCAGGCTCGCCGCCGCGATGGCAAACAGCACGAGCACTACTGCCCAGGCCATTCGCCGCCAGGGAAAAGGGCTTTCGACCTGTTCGTCACCATGATGGTGATGGTGACCGTGATGATGGTGATGACCGTGATCGTGAGAATGAGCGCTCAACAGACAGACTCCTTATTGAACGGCTTTACGCGGCACCGAGGGATCGGCCGGCAAGGTAAAAGATCGCAGATCGATCGTCGGCGCGCTGTCGGCGCCCAGGCGATGATCCAGAATAAGCAATTTGGCGTGGGCCAGGCCCTGGCTGAGTTGGCCCAGGTACTGCTCCAGCACGAAGGCGCGGCCCGCTGCGGCATAGGCTTTTTGTTCGGCAACGAACCGCAGGTTGGCCGCTTGGGCACCGGCATTCACTTCGCGAGCGGTGGCCTGGGCCTGGTCGCGGGCCGTGCTGGCTTGCAGCAACGCCTGGTTGGTCTGCTCGCTGGCCGCGCCGCGCTCGCGAGCGATCAACGCCTGGGCGCCGATCTGCGCAGCTTGCACGCCGTGGTAGGCATTGGCGGCGCCGGCCGGTGGGTGGATCGCTTCGACGACCGTGGCAAGAATTTCCACACCGCTGTCGAGTTTTTGCAGGTCCGCTTCCACGCTGCGACCAATTTCATCGGCAAGGCTGGTGCGCTGTTCGCCGAGCAGTTCATCGAGGGTGCGCGAGGCAAAGTCGTGCACCAGAATCCGACTGGCGGTGCTGCGGATCAGGGTCGGCACATCGGCGCTGTTGTAGGTGGCAGCCAGCGCGGCGTGGTCCGTCAGGCCGATGCGGTAGACGAAGCGCACGTCCATATTGACGATCTGGAAGCTCTGCTTGTCGCCGCTGCTGCTGGCGATGACCTGGGATTTGTCATTCACGTGGCTGGCGTCCCACAGACGGTTGGCGATCGACGGCGCCGGGCCTTCGGCACTGGCCAGCTCGGTTGCGGCACCTTCGCTGACGCTGGTTGCCAACTCATGCACCACGCCATTCTCTACGTTCAGCACGCGGCCCAGCGGCCAGGGCAACCCGGCGTGCAGGCCCGGGCCGAACACTTCGACCGGTTTGCCGAAACGTTCATAAATCCCACGGCCCTGCAGCGGGACTTCATGCACGCCGGTCAACGCCCAGCCCACCGCGAGCACCACCAGCAGCACCGGCAGGAACGCACGGCGCATGTAGGTAAATGCCCAGATCTGGCGCAGGTCGATGCCGAAGCGGTTGTGCAGCTCATGCTGCAAGGCCTGCAAGGGTTGCGGCGGCCAACGCAGCAGGCCGGCGACAAAACTCTGCGCCATCAGGCGTGGTTCAACACGCGGCTGGCGTGGGCTGAACAGTGACAACACGCCACGCAGCAGAAACTCCAGCGCCACCAGCGCGGGCAACAGACCGATGAGTGTCGCCAACCGCAGCGGCCACACCGATTGGGCGCCGGCAAACAACAGGCACACCGCACTGATCACCAGGCAAATGATCGCCACTCGGCTCAACTGTGCCAGCTGCGAGGCTTCCGGCCACTGCGCGGCCGTCTCCTGGGCCATGCGCCGCTCGAACACCAGCAACCCGAACGCCAGCGCCAACCCCAGCGCCGCGCCGATGCTGGCGGATTGACCGACGGCCGCAGCAGGGAGCGCCAGGTTCCAGAATTCGATGATGCTGACCAGCGCCAGCAATGACCAACCGCACAGCCACAACACCGGCGCGCCGATCTGCTTGCCGAAGCGCTCCGCCAGACGCGCGTAGCGGCCCGTGTCGGCCACCGGCACTTCAACCACCGGTTCTTCCAACGCCTGGGCACGCCAATCGGCCACCCACCACGCCGATTGCAACCCGGCGATCAGAACGAGCAAGGCCGACGAGCCATTGATCAACACCACCGGCCAGATCGAGACCGGTGCAAACAGCGCCACAAAGAGCGCCAGCACCCAACCGGTGATGGCCAGGGCCGTCAGGCTGATGCCGGCTTGCCTCAGTCGGCGGGCATGGAACAGCCCCTGCTGAAAACGCGGCAGGCCTTCAACCGAAGCGCCGTCAGCTTCTAGATCCACTTGCATCCACTCAACGCCCGCTTATACATAATTCGTTACGATATAACACGGGGCGTGAAATTTTTGTTCGCTTTTGGCTACAGCGTTGGTCCCCTGTGGGAGGGGGCTTGCCCCCGATAGCGGTGGGTCAGCCAGCACCTTTATCAACTGACCCTGCGCCATCGAGGGCAAGCCCCCTCCCACATTGTCTGCCGGCGCTTCCTGAATTGTGACTAACCCCCATAAACACGAGACATCACTGGTGCACGCCAGAATTAATCGGCACACTCCAGAACAGTTTTTCGTGGCTC
This region of Pseudomonas sp. MUP55 genomic DNA includes:
- a CDS encoding protease modulator HflK; translated protein: MQVDLEADGASVEGLPRFQQGLFHARRLRQAGISLTALAITGWVLALFVALFAPVSIWPVVLINGSSALLVLIAGLQSAWWVADWRAQALEEPVVEVPVADTGRYARLAERFGKQIGAPVLWLCGWSLLALVSIIEFWNLALPAAAVGQSASIGAALGLALAFGLLVFERRMAQETAAQWPEASQLAQLSRVAIICLVISAVCLLFAGAQSVWPLRLATLIGLLPALVALEFLLRGVLSLFSPRQPRVEPRLMAQSFVAGLLRWPPQPLQALQHELHNRFGIDLRQIWAFTYMRRAFLPVLLVVLAVGWALTGVHEVPLQGRGIYERFGKPVEVFGPGLHAGLPWPLGRVLNVENGVVHELATSVSEGAATELASAEGPAPSIANRLWDASHVNDKSQVIASSSGDKQSFQIVNMDVRFVYRIGLTDHAALAATYNSADVPTLIRSTASRILVHDFASRTLDELLGEQRTSLADEIGRSVEADLQKLDSGVEILATVVEAIHPPAGAANAYHGVQAAQIGAQALIARERGAASEQTNQALLQASTARDQAQATAREVNAGAQAANLRFVAEQKAYAAAGRAFVLEQYLGQLSQGLAHAKLLILDHRLGADSAPTIDLRSFTLPADPSVPRKAVQ